Within Mustela nigripes isolate SB6536 chromosome 3, MUSNIG.SB6536, whole genome shotgun sequence, the genomic segment GAGTGCTTCTGAATTGGTCTTAACAGCCACACTGCCCTCTCATAATTGGCTGGATGGACAGTGAAGTCCCTCCCCTGTCCGTGCTACTCTGGCTTCATTCGGGGACACCCCCACAAACACTTGCACCCTTTAACCAACAGTGTCCTGGgaatggcatgttgtccaactgTCTGGGGACTGACCAGAGTGCAAAGCCGCCCCAGCAGGGAGCTGAATCTCTTGCCGGCCTGGGCCCTTGTCTGATACCAGGAGTGGGAGGGTTACCCCCTGCCCTGGGAGGGGATGGGGCCGCATCCAGCTGCCCAGCTGTCCTGGTGCTGACATGAAGTGCACCCCAGAGCTGCTCGGGTTTCCCCCCCGGGCCTGCCCCAGCGGCTGAGCCAGCATCCTAAACATCCTCAGGCTAAATAAGGAGCCTGCTTAGGtcagggggtggggctggggtcccCGGGGGGCTTGGGGCAACCAGGCCAAACAAGGCAAGGAGCAGAGCGATGTATAAAACCAGGGCCCTGGGCTGagcacctgcccctgcccctactGTGCCTTCCAGAAGGGCTCTGACTCACCTGCTATCCAGCTAGTGGACTCAAGCCGCCAGGTCGACCCGCCCACGGTGAGTCCCTATTCTCAGACCAGTCCCAGACACTCCCATCCCCAGGATGTTTTGAACAGACAGGGGAGAAAGGCTGAAAGTCAAAGTCTCTATGTCAGCCTAGACCTCATGTTTGTTTTGCACTCCCCAGATGTCCAAGGCAACTTCCGCCAAAAAAACAGCGGCTGCGGCCCCACCTCCGGGATGTACCCTGGATATCAACGACCCCCAGGTCCAGAGCGCAGCCATTCGCATCCAGGCCTCTTACCGGGGCCATAGGTGAGGGGGAGCCCGGAGCCCTcaggaggaggggagcaggaaCTGCAGAAATCGCCCTGACCTGCAGCGTGGGCGTGGGGGGGAGCTGAGCAGTGTTATGGACTGCTGGTGTCACTGGACTTAGGGAAGAGAGTTTGACGAGGTGTGGAAAGGTGGCCGACAAGATCAAATCATTTCATCAGGGTAACAGTTCAAGAACAGCACCCCCCCTCCCTACCCACCCGCTCTATTGAAGTTCTAGCGGGccgagggggtgggggcaggggattCGGTACGGCGGTCCAGAACCGCGTCGTGGGAGCTCTGGGCCCTGACCCGGCTCTCGGATAGGTCCCGGAAGGAGCTTCGCGAGAAGGGGCCGCCACGAGTGCTGGAGCCGCTGAAGGACGTGGTGCTGATCGAGGGCAGCGCGGCCAAGCTGACTTGCCGCATTTCGGCTTTTCCGGACCCCTTCATCCGCTGGAGCAAAGACGGCAAGGAGCTGCGCGACGGGCCCAAGTATCGCTACGTCTTCGAGGACCCTGACGTGGTCGCCCTGGTGGTGCGCGACGGCGAGCTGGCAGACCTGGGCCAGTACAGCATCAACGTAACCAACCCCTTCGGCCAGTGCTCTGACTCGGCGCGCATCCTCGTGGAAGGTACGCGCGTTCCCCGTGCGGCGCCACCGCGAAGAGCATCACCGCCTCCCGGCGCAGCAGCCGGGTCCCTCCAGCGAGCGCCTACCGCTGGGCCTGGCCGAGTCCCAATGGGGTTGAGGACACAGCCTGGGGCGCAGCGGCGCGCGGGCTGGCTAGCTCTTCCGGCCTCAAGATCCCGCCCtcacccgcccccgccccagaccGAGAAGTCCGCTTTGGGCTCTAGTCACTCCACTCCAGCGCCCCAAGGTCACAgcgagccagaggcagagccagggttAGGGCCCAGGTCTTCTGGCTCCGCCCCAGGGCAGTGTTCACTGCTCGGAACTATGTCCATCCAAGGCACTGAGATGTGTAAACGCTCCCGATCTTTCACTCAGcgtatttcttttcattccccCATCCCACCGTGGGCAGGAGCAGGGCCAGCTATTAGTCCAGTTTAACAGCGGAGGAAATGAAGCCCCAAAGAGGGTAGACTTGTTCAACGTCCCACTACGGGCTTAAATATATCTCATATTTAGGGCCGGGTATTATCTGGGGACGTGATGCCCCTGCTCCGCCTCACCCCTAAGGACCCTCCCCGGGTCGCATGCCCTTTCCCTTCTTCTAGTCCCTGCGAAGATTCAAAAGGGACCGGATAACACTAAGGCACGCAAAGGCGCCACCGTGACGCTGACCGCGGAGATCATGGGCGAGCCTGCGCCTGACGTCGGCTGGACCAAGGACGGGGAGGACATCGAGGAGGATGACAGGCGAGGGCGGGGTCCTGCCGCTGGGGCGGAAGAGGGCCCAGAACCCCGGCGGGAGTGGGCCGGGAGCGGGGAACGCGAAGCGAGGACCAGAGCTGGCTAACCAGCCTGGCCCCGGGCGCCTGTAACCTGACCGCCGCCCGCCCTCCCcgctccccctctccctgccagggTGTTCTTCGAGATCGGCAGTACCACCACGACGCTGACCATTCGCCGGGCCACGGCCCAGGACAGCGGCAAGTACGAGGTGTACGTGGAGAACAGCCTGGGCATGGACCAGAGCTTTGCTCGCGTGGACGTGGCCTGAAAGAAACGCTCGGATCTTACTCCCTGGCTCCAAGCCCTGGGGTGCGTGGGAccgacgcccccccccccccccccatcttgcTTAATAAAACTGCTCTTTCTGACCCTCCGCGTGTTCTGGTCTTTGGGGACGCCGTTTCTTCTTCCCTGAACTCGCACCCACGCTTACTCCAGACCCACACACTAAGGTCACAGTATGTGGGGGTGGGAATGTTTGGAGAGTACCTGGTTTCGTGCTTTACGTTACAGACTGCAAATCTGAGATAGGCTTTCTTTCACACTACGGAGCTCCTTCATTTCCCCGCGGGACCGCGCCAGGAGCTCATGACCCCGCCTCCTCTTTTTCCGTCTACCTCAGGCCCCACCCACTCGCCGCGGTCGGCGCCCTCGCCACGCCCATTTCACGGCTGGCCGCACCTCCTCTCGTCTCTAGGCCCGCGTCTTCCTGGGACCCTGCTCCTCCCTTGGCGGCTACACTGGGGCCCATTCCCAGACAGTGCAAAGTCCTAATCTCagcttccctcctctgcctcttaGGCCCCACCCTTCTTCTCTTTAGCCCCGCCTAGATCCCT encodes:
- the SPEGNB gene encoding SPEG neighbor protein yields the protein MSKATSAKKTAAAAPPPGCTLDINDPQVQSAAIRIQASYRGHRSRKELREKGPPRVLEPLKDVVLIEGSAAKLTCRISAFPDPFIRWSKDGKELRDGPKYRYVFEDPDVVALVVRDGELADLGQYSINVTNPFGQCSDSARILVEVPAKIQKGPDNTKARKGATVTLTAEIMGEPAPDVGWTKDGEDIEEDDRVFFEIGSTTTTLTIRRATAQDSGKYEVYVENSLGMDQSFARVDVA